A region from the Schistocerca serialis cubense isolate TAMUIC-IGC-003099 chromosome 1, iqSchSeri2.2, whole genome shotgun sequence genome encodes:
- the LOC126455352 gene encoding cuticle protein 76-like — protein sequence MAVKVLLVLSAALVAAAHAQAGALVQPGAITSQQSNILRSFGNLGQTAASSKTIETPYSSVRKADVRVSNDAIALPGGLLAQTRTAPAAAVHAGPPTLLGVAYSAAPAVAHMTYTNGLGISYAY from the exons ATGGCCGTCAAG GTACTGCTGGTGTTGAGCGCGGCGCTGGTGGCGGCGGCGCATGCGCAGGCGGGCGCGCTCGTGCAGCCGGGCGCCATCACGTCGCAGCAGTCCAACATCCTGCGCTCGTTCGGCAACCTGGGCCAGACGGCCGCCTCGTCCAAGACGATCGAGACGCCGTACTCGAGCGTGCGCAAGGCGGACGTGCGGGTCAGCAACGACGCCATCGCGCTGCCCGGCGGACTGCTGGCGCAGACGcgcaccgcccccgccgccgccgtccACGCCGGGCCGCCCACGCTGCTGGGAGTCGCCTactccgccgcccccgccgtcgcccACATGACCTACACCAACGGCCTGGGCATCAGCTACGCCTACTAG